In a genomic window of Shouchella clausii:
- a CDS encoding Gp15 family bacteriophage protein, with translation MSRSAKKNQDSRIIIWAWAALEADFYRFYGINLTKEGFENRLSWRRFLVFVRGLPEDSAFQRFLQDKKKRSAAEWDEGNMQMEANKWKGGR, from the coding sequence ATCAGCCGCAGCGCAAAAAAAAACCAAGATTCGCGGATAATCATTTGGGCGTGGGCAGCGTTAGAAGCAGATTTCTACCGGTTTTATGGCATAAATTTAACAAAAGAGGGATTTGAGAACCGCCTATCTTGGAGGCGGTTCTTAGTATTTGTTAGAGGCTTGCCAGAAGACAGCGCCTTCCAACGTTTTTTGCAAGACAAAAAGAAACGCAGCGCCGCCGAATGGGATGAAGGCAACATGCAAATGGAAGCAAACAAATGGAAAGGGGGAAGATGA
- a CDS encoding SHOCT domain-containing protein codes for MEHNRKISKLSQRIEIPYVDLKKVIVKEHRFKSGYAYFLLNHEDESVFRDRDAFMSDMAIVFVQKKKYKEFLPFLDFIESKIASLQNINDSNQEATLIESLAQELLMETKKSLEYKTDQGKLIIKKNTISLTHNRLYVGNKGTKEIAITSISSIHLSKPGIKAGRIRFFIEGSLQETKYQAYLASENELLITTPNDYRTMYEAKEVIESLRLHHSEKLYQALSKHTMTASPADEIRKYKSLLDDGIISEEEFEKKKKELLD; via the coding sequence TTGGAACATAACCGCAAAATATCTAAGCTAAGTCAAAGGATCGAAATTCCCTATGTTGACCTCAAAAAAGTTATTGTAAAGGAACATCGTTTTAAGTCTGGATATGCATATTTTCTCCTCAATCATGAAGATGAATCTGTTTTTAGAGACCGTGATGCCTTTATGAGTGATATGGCAATTGTCTTTGTCCAAAAAAAGAAGTACAAAGAGTTTCTCCCTTTTTTAGACTTTATTGAAAGTAAAATTGCTTCCCTTCAGAATATCAATGATAGCAATCAGGAAGCTACGCTAATTGAATCTTTAGCACAAGAGTTATTAATGGAAACTAAAAAATCATTAGAATACAAAACAGATCAAGGAAAATTAATTATCAAAAAAAATACAATATCACTTACTCATAATCGTTTGTACGTAGGAAACAAAGGTACGAAAGAGATAGCAATAACTTCTATTTCAAGCATCCACTTGTCAAAGCCAGGAATTAAAGCCGGCCGTATCCGTTTTTTTATAGAAGGAAGCTTGCAGGAAACTAAATACCAAGCTTATCTCGCTTCTGAGAATGAACTTTTAATCACTACCCCAAATGATTACCGCACGATGTATGAAGCGAAGGAAGTAATTGAGAGCTTACGTTTACATCACTCTGAAAAGTTATATCAGGCTCTATCTAAACATACAATGACCGCCTCTCCCGCCGACGAAATCCGCAAGTACAAATCATTGCTTGATGACGGTATTATTTCTGAAGAGGAATTTGAGAAAAAGAAGAAGGAATTGCTCGATTAA
- a CDS encoding NAD(P)-dependent malic enzyme, with protein sequence MEMKSTVPLINEYDMSLAYTPGVAEPCKRIAENKDEVYDHTIKGNLVAIVTDGSAVLGLGNIGPEAAMPVMEGKAVLFKQFAGVDAIPLCLETQDVDTIIATIKAVAPTFGGINLEDIAAPRCFEIEQRLQEELNIPVFHDDQHGTAIVVLAALINALKVVDKGLNSARIVINGAGAAGLSIATLLLEAGCSDITLVSLEGIVQENEPWLNQRQKELAAKTNRRHLTGKLDQAIEGADVFIGVSGPRALTGEQVKRMNSDAVVFALANPTPEIYPEEAFAAGAAVVGTGRSDFPNQINNVLAFPGIFRGALDARASTITMTMKLAAAKAIANIVGEDLHAGHILPSPFDERIAPAVAKAVADEAKEKVCS encoded by the coding sequence ATGGAAATGAAAAGCACAGTCCCTTTAATAAATGAATACGATATGAGCCTCGCTTATACGCCTGGCGTAGCTGAGCCATGCAAGCGCATCGCTGAAAATAAAGATGAAGTATACGACCACACCATTAAGGGCAATCTTGTCGCCATTGTTACGGATGGCTCTGCAGTGCTCGGCCTTGGCAATATTGGGCCAGAAGCGGCTATGCCAGTTATGGAAGGAAAGGCCGTTTTATTTAAGCAATTTGCCGGAGTGGATGCAATCCCGCTTTGTTTAGAGACACAAGACGTAGATACAATCATCGCAACGATTAAAGCGGTTGCGCCTACATTTGGCGGCATTAATTTGGAAGACATTGCTGCGCCCCGTTGTTTTGAGATTGAGCAACGCCTACAGGAAGAACTAAACATCCCGGTTTTCCACGACGATCAGCACGGCACAGCGATAGTTGTCCTAGCTGCGCTGATCAATGCACTAAAAGTCGTCGACAAAGGGTTGAACAGTGCCCGCATTGTCATCAACGGTGCAGGGGCAGCAGGCCTTTCAATCGCCACGCTTTTGCTAGAAGCAGGTTGCAGTGACATCACCCTTGTCAGCTTAGAAGGAATTGTCCAAGAAAACGAGCCGTGGCTAAACCAACGCCAGAAAGAATTAGCGGCTAAAACAAACCGACGCCATCTTACCGGCAAGCTCGACCAAGCAATCGAAGGGGCCGATGTCTTTATTGGCGTCTCCGGGCCTCGCGCATTAACAGGCGAACAAGTCAAGCGGATGAATAGCGATGCAGTTGTATTTGCTCTTGCCAATCCGACGCCTGAAATCTACCCAGAGGAAGCGTTCGCTGCTGGTGCGGCTGTTGTAGGCACTGGACGTTCAGACTTTCCGAACCAAATTAATAACGTTCTTGCCTTCCCCGGCATTTTCCGCGGCGCTTTGGACGCCCGCGCTAGCACCATTACCATGACGATGAAGCTGGCAGCCGCAAAAGCAATTGCGAACATTGTTGGTGAAGACTTGCATGCCGGCCACATTCTCCCGTCTCCGTTCGATGAACGGATTGCCCCTGCTGTGGCCAAGGCCGTTGCGGATGAAGCAAAGGAGAAAGTGTGTAGTTAA
- a CDS encoding 2-hydroxycarboxylate transporter family protein produces the protein MEQIKTVSEASERKYQHEHDRASSRWNPFYWKVGVLPFPIYVAIAAIVLAAAYFQKLPADMIGGFAIIMVAGMLLGEIGSRLPIIKSIGGPAILALFVPSAFMFFGWLNETTVNAVSNLMTTSNFLYFYIACLVAGSILGMNRVVLMQGITKMLVPLVAGTAVSMAAGVGMGLLLGYEAKHTLFFIVVPILAGGIGEGILPLSAGYSTILGIPAAELISQLIPAAIIGNIFAIIGAALLKQLGAKKPHLTGKGVLVKTKGPVMPKSIDDTKPVNFALMGAGLLVACSFYVFGHLMESSLHIPAAILMILIAAIAKVLKLIPEQLEQGAFHLYKFVSTSFTWPLMVGLGLLFIPLEDVAGIISFSYVLICATVVFAMIATGYFVGQWLNMHPVDSGIVTGCHSGLGGTGDVAILSASDRMSLMPFAQVATRLGGAGTVILATFVLRWLGL, from the coding sequence TTGGAGCAAATAAAAACGGTTTCAGAGGCAAGCGAGCGAAAATACCAGCATGAACATGATCGAGCATCCTCTCGCTGGAACCCCTTTTATTGGAAGGTAGGGGTGTTGCCTTTCCCTATTTATGTAGCTATTGCTGCCATCGTCCTGGCTGCAGCGTATTTTCAAAAACTGCCTGCTGACATGATTGGCGGGTTTGCGATTATTATGGTAGCCGGAATGTTACTTGGGGAAATTGGTTCCCGCCTGCCGATTATAAAAAGCATTGGCGGCCCAGCAATACTAGCGCTGTTCGTACCCTCGGCATTCATGTTTTTTGGTTGGTTAAATGAAACAACTGTAAATGCCGTATCGAATTTAATGACGACATCTAACTTTTTATATTTCTATATTGCTTGTTTAGTAGCTGGCAGCATTCTTGGCATGAACCGAGTGGTACTCATGCAAGGAATCACGAAAATGTTGGTTCCCCTTGTTGCCGGAACCGCTGTCTCAATGGCTGCAGGAGTCGGCATGGGCCTTTTACTCGGCTATGAGGCAAAGCATACATTGTTTTTTATTGTTGTTCCTATTTTGGCAGGCGGCATTGGCGAAGGCATTTTGCCGTTGTCAGCTGGTTACAGCACGATTCTCGGAATACCTGCGGCTGAATTAATATCACAGTTAATCCCTGCAGCAATCATCGGCAATATCTTTGCCATTATCGGTGCGGCCCTCTTAAAACAGCTCGGCGCAAAAAAGCCCCATCTTACTGGAAAAGGGGTGCTTGTTAAGACAAAAGGGCCAGTAATGCCGAAATCGATTGATGATACAAAACCAGTAAATTTTGCGCTAATGGGAGCTGGGCTCCTCGTTGCTTGCAGTTTTTATGTGTTTGGCCACTTAATGGAATCGAGCTTGCATATTCCAGCAGCGATTTTAATGATCTTGATTGCTGCGATTGCGAAAGTATTAAAGCTGATTCCTGAACAACTTGAGCAAGGCGCTTTTCATTTATATAAGTTTGTATCAACAAGCTTTACTTGGCCGCTTATGGTAGGGCTTGGGTTGTTGTTTATTCCCCTTGAAGATGTGGCAGGCATTATTAGCTTTTCCTACGTCCTGATTTGCGCCACAGTCGTCTTTGCCATGATCGCAACTGGCTATTTTGTCGGACAGTGGCTTAACATGCACCCTGTCGACTCGGGGATTGTAACTGGTTGCCACAGCGGCCTAGGCGGTACAGGCGATGTCGCCATTTTATCGGCGTCCGACCGCATGAGCCTAATGCCGTTTGCGCAAGTAGCGACGCGTCTAGGTGGAGCAGGGACAGTTATTTTAGCAACATTTGTATTGCGTTGGTTAGGACTTTAA
- a CDS encoding response regulator, giving the protein MIQVLIVEDDPMVAAVVKSYLRDVPGFQVAAEAGGVEEAKQHLKENKTIQLVLLDVYMPGENGLSLLPYLRENKIEADVILMTAASDKESIETALRFGAVDYILKPYQFARFQKALHAYQSRYNFFRKEETTDQKQLDETFFEKKHTLEKQTLPKGLTKETLQEVWEAVRQVGQDSFSTEDIALHARLSRVSVKKYLTFLKELDVLQLQPTYGSIGRPIHIYRIDKDNVRKLKPYL; this is encoded by the coding sequence ATGATTCAGGTGCTTATTGTAGAAGATGATCCGATGGTTGCCGCTGTTGTTAAAAGTTATTTGCGCGATGTGCCAGGTTTTCAAGTGGCGGCTGAGGCTGGCGGAGTAGAGGAAGCAAAGCAGCATCTTAAAGAAAACAAAACAATCCAATTAGTGTTGCTTGATGTTTACATGCCTGGGGAGAATGGCTTGTCACTGCTGCCTTATTTGCGCGAAAACAAGATCGAAGCTGACGTCATCCTTATGACAGCGGCCTCAGACAAAGAATCGATCGAGACTGCTCTTCGATTTGGGGCAGTCGATTATATATTAAAGCCGTACCAATTTGCCCGTTTTCAAAAAGCGTTGCATGCTTACCAAAGCCGTTACAATTTCTTTCGTAAAGAAGAAACGACCGATCAAAAACAGCTTGATGAAACGTTCTTTGAAAAAAAACATACTCTTGAAAAACAAACATTGCCAAAGGGACTGACGAAAGAAACACTGCAAGAAGTCTGGGAGGCGGTTAGGCAAGTCGGTCAAGATAGCTTTTCAACAGAAGACATCGCCCTTCATGCCCGTCTCTCGCGTGTTTCTGTTAAAAAGTACTTAACGTTTTTGAAAGAATTAGACGTGTTGCAGCTACAGCCAACGTATGGGTCGATAGGCCGGCCGATTCACATTTATCGAATCGACAAAGACAATGTTCGTAAACTAAAGCCCTATTTGTAA
- the dcuS gene encoding DcuS/MalK family sensor histidine kinase: MQKAKEKKRYYKRPTLRTTIFLLVSAVVIAALLVTDLLIHRTIEEEIEQNQTEKAQQLARAVALMPVVQQALVEKETEHVQQYVETFMEQADVQFVVVIDMDGIRYAHPEREKVGKAFVGGDETEALNGNETVSTSVGTLGRSLRAFTPVYAETGEQVGAVAVGISLEVVEKALQANRVNLLIGTLFGLSAGLVGAVLLSRFIKKTLFHLEPRAIATLVEERSAMLQSTIEGMIAVDADGKITLVNKSAQAIFDRAGLPPKPEGVDVEAYMQNSRLRHVLASGQPEYNQEQDLNGLTIVVNRVPVRINDQIIGAIATFRDKTEMKQLAEQLTGVKTYASTLRAQTHEFKNRLQVILGMLHTKEYEQVEAYVAQIVGNQSEELKQTTDMVKDPVLAGLLLGKKSDARENGVDMKLVIDTVIEPLPQERLAFELTTILGNLIDNGIDAASGKENGSVKVTLYVLDEELIIRIADNGPGMSEAELEKMYVRGYSTKGKDRGYGLSLVKQSVEAIGAAFTVESEINQGTTFSVFVPIERGRHT, translated from the coding sequence ATGCAAAAGGCGAAAGAGAAAAAGCGCTACTACAAAAGGCCGACATTGCGGACAACGATTTTTTTACTCGTTTCAGCAGTCGTCATTGCGGCGTTGCTTGTGACGGACCTTCTTATCCATCGGACGATTGAAGAAGAAATTGAGCAAAATCAAACGGAAAAAGCGCAGCAGCTTGCCAGGGCGGTTGCGCTTATGCCTGTTGTCCAGCAAGCGTTAGTCGAAAAAGAGACGGAACATGTGCAACAGTACGTTGAAACCTTTATGGAACAAGCTGATGTCCAATTTGTCGTTGTCATAGATATGGACGGAATCCGTTATGCCCACCCAGAACGAGAAAAAGTCGGTAAAGCTTTCGTTGGTGGAGATGAAACAGAAGCGCTGAACGGGAATGAAACTGTTTCCACGTCTGTTGGAACGTTAGGCAGATCATTGCGGGCATTTACGCCTGTTTATGCGGAGACAGGCGAGCAAGTGGGGGCGGTCGCGGTCGGCATTTCCCTGGAAGTTGTGGAAAAAGCTCTCCAAGCAAACCGCGTAAACTTGCTCATTGGCACACTGTTTGGATTAAGCGCAGGTTTAGTTGGCGCTGTTCTGTTATCACGCTTTATTAAAAAAACACTATTCCATCTGGAACCGCGAGCAATTGCCACATTAGTAGAAGAGCGAAGCGCCATGCTGCAATCAACAATTGAAGGAATGATTGCAGTTGATGCCGATGGGAAAATTACGCTTGTCAACAAGTCAGCACAAGCGATTTTTGACCGTGCCGGCCTGCCACCAAAGCCAGAAGGTGTCGATGTCGAAGCCTATATGCAAAATTCTAGGCTCCGTCATGTACTCGCTAGCGGCCAACCAGAATACAACCAAGAACAAGATTTAAACGGACTTACCATTGTCGTTAACCGCGTTCCGGTTCGGATAAATGACCAAATTATTGGCGCTATTGCCACATTCCGCGATAAAACAGAAATGAAACAGCTTGCGGAACAACTGACGGGCGTTAAAACATATGCTAGTACGCTGCGGGCACAAACCCATGAATTTAAAAACCGCCTGCAAGTCATTCTCGGTATGTTGCATACAAAAGAGTATGAACAAGTAGAGGCCTATGTTGCCCAAATTGTTGGCAACCAATCAGAAGAATTAAAGCAGACGACCGATATGGTGAAAGACCCGGTCCTTGCAGGGCTTTTGCTCGGCAAAAAAAGCGACGCCCGAGAAAATGGAGTCGATATGAAACTTGTCATTGACACGGTGATTGAACCGTTGCCCCAAGAAAGGTTGGCATTTGAGCTCACCACGATTCTCGGCAACTTGATCGATAATGGGATTGATGCTGCTTCCGGCAAGGAAAACGGAAGCGTGAAGGTTACACTGTATGTGCTCGATGAAGAATTGATTATCCGTATTGCCGATAATGGCCCAGGAATGAGTGAAGCGGAACTGGAAAAGATGTACGTGCGTGGCTATTCAACAAAAGGAAAAGACCGCGGCTACGGCTTGTCTCTTGTAAAGCAAAGCGTCGAGGCGATTGGGGCAGCTTTTACAGTGGAAAGCGAAATCAATCAAGGCACGACTTTTTCTGTTTTTGTGCCAATAGAGAGGGGGAGGCACACATGA
- a CDS encoding ArpU family phage packaging/lysis transcriptional regulator: MNKTEKRYVEKKLETYNLYRLTLTYEELPKTTQSFQFVPAHTGARPFFSTTEQTALKNIEAAQKRKNYMSMIEQCVNRLPPAERELIVRRYLQEADRFDYQVYMDMLISERQYYRIKNRAFTKLHYLFSVWEEEQGELEGI, encoded by the coding sequence ATGAACAAAACAGAAAAACGCTATGTCGAAAAAAAGCTTGAAACGTACAATCTTTATCGACTGACACTAACTTATGAAGAACTTCCAAAAACGACACAGAGCTTTCAATTCGTTCCTGCTCACACAGGAGCTCGACCGTTCTTTTCTACAACCGAACAGACAGCGCTAAAAAATATCGAAGCCGCTCAAAAAAGAAAGAACTATATGAGCATGATCGAACAATGTGTCAATCGCTTGCCGCCTGCTGAACGTGAGTTGATTGTCCGCCGCTATTTGCAAGAGGCAGACCGGTTCGATTATCAAGTATACATGGATATGCTCATTAGCGAGCGTCAATATTACCGCATAAAAAACAGGGCGTTTACAAAGCTACACTATTTGTTTTCTGTTTGGGAGGAAGAACAGGGAGAGTTGGAAGGCATCTGA
- the ehuA gene encoding ectoine/hydroxyectoine ABC transporter ATP-binding protein EhuA, translated as MEKVEPADVVQMEQAETLVRYRNVKKAFGDTVVLNNLDIDVKKGEKIALIGPSGSGKTTIIRMLMTLEQPTAGTIEVDGEMLWHKKVNGELKPADEKHLRKVRGNIGMVFQQYNLFPHMTIMKNCIEAPIHVLGLSKDEAKERAVAMLEKVGLADKVDMYPSQLSGGQQQRVAIARSLVMQPKVMLFDEVTAALDPELVGEVLQVIRDIAEEGKTTMMLITHEMDFARDVADRILFLDKGSIAEQGTPDDVLNHPKTERLKTFLGRFHA; from the coding sequence ATGGAGAAAGTGGAACCAGCTGATGTTGTGCAAATGGAGCAAGCAGAAACGCTTGTCCGTTACCGCAATGTAAAAAAAGCATTTGGCGATACGGTTGTTTTGAACAATTTAGACATTGACGTGAAAAAAGGCGAAAAAATTGCCTTGATCGGCCCGTCTGGCTCTGGCAAAACAACGATTATTCGCATGTTGATGACATTGGAGCAGCCAACGGCAGGGACGATTGAAGTGGATGGAGAAATGCTCTGGCATAAAAAAGTGAACGGTGAGCTAAAGCCAGCTGACGAAAAGCATTTGCGCAAAGTACGGGGCAATATCGGAATGGTGTTTCAACAATACAATTTGTTTCCCCATATGACGATCATGAAAAACTGTATCGAAGCACCTATCCACGTCCTTGGCTTGAGCAAAGACGAGGCAAAAGAACGGGCTGTCGCCATGCTTGAAAAAGTCGGGCTTGCCGACAAAGTTGACATGTATCCATCGCAATTGTCCGGTGGGCAGCAGCAGCGTGTAGCCATTGCCCGTTCACTGGTTATGCAGCCGAAAGTGATGCTGTTTGATGAAGTAACGGCAGCCCTTGATCCAGAGCTAGTCGGGGAAGTGCTCCAAGTGATTCGCGATATTGCAGAAGAAGGAAAAACGACAATGATGTTGATCACCCATGAAATGGATTTTGCCCGTGACGTTGCTGACCGGATTTTGTTTCTTGATAAAGGCAGCATTGCCGAACAAGGCACGCCTGATGACGTCTTAAACCACCCAAAAACAGAACGGCTAAAAACATTTTTAGGGCGTTTCCACGCCTGA
- the ehuD gene encoding ectoine/hydroxyectoine ABC transporter permease subunit EhuD codes for MNKTWDWEFAIAIFPEILSAITVTIAATIIAYCISLTAGLVLTLLRRASFKPLALTVAGIIEFIRATPPLVQLFFVYYTTPLTGFQTGAIVLGLHYATYVSEIYRSGIEAVPKSQWEASKALNFTRAQTWRRIILPQAIPPVIPMLGNYLIVLFKETPLLSAIFVVEMMAVAQSIGTSDWRYVEPITIVGFLFLALSYPSAAFIRYLERKVGTLHGNKIETRGVKT; via the coding sequence ATGAACAAAACATGGGATTGGGAATTTGCGATTGCAATCTTTCCTGAAATTCTTTCCGCTATTACAGTAACGATTGCAGCTACGATCATTGCTTATTGCATTTCGCTAACAGCTGGCCTCGTTTTAACGCTTTTGCGGCGTGCATCCTTTAAGCCATTGGCACTAACGGTTGCCGGTATTATTGAATTTATTCGGGCAACACCACCGCTTGTCCAACTGTTTTTCGTCTACTATACAACGCCATTAACAGGCTTCCAAACAGGTGCCATCGTACTCGGCCTCCATTATGCTACGTACGTTTCGGAAATTTACCGTTCGGGGATTGAAGCTGTTCCTAAAAGCCAGTGGGAAGCAAGCAAGGCGTTAAATTTCACTCGTGCCCAAACATGGAGACGAATCATTTTGCCCCAAGCTATTCCTCCAGTCATTCCAATGCTTGGAAACTATTTAATTGTCTTATTTAAGGAAACACCGTTGCTTTCAGCGATTTTTGTCGTAGAAATGATGGCTGTCGCCCAGTCAATCGGTACAAGCGATTGGCGTTACGTAGAGCCAATAACGATCGTTGGTTTCTTATTTTTAGCGTTAAGCTATCCATCCGCTGCATTTATTCGCTATTTAGAACGGAAAGTCGGTACGCTGCACGGCAATAAAATCGAAACTAGAGGAGTGAAAACATGA
- the ehuC gene encoding ectoine/hydroxyectoine ABC transporter permease subunit EhuC — MFNNFSSFMPFILKGLEITVQVFLVGAVVAYSIALVAGLMRTSKNQVIRSVAAVFVELFRGTSLLVQMFFFVYALPMIFPGLSMSNFLAGSIAVGLNYGAYASEVVRGAIHSIAVGQTEAAISLNMSKWQRMRLVILPQAVRLMLPGFGNNAIELLKGTSLVYFIALADMTFQANVLRGSNNSLSNQIEIYTYLLVAYFILALPLIFLARWLEKRASKGVSTS, encoded by the coding sequence ATGTTCAATAACTTTTCTAGCTTTATGCCGTTTATTTTAAAAGGGCTAGAAATCACGGTCCAAGTTTTTTTAGTAGGCGCTGTCGTCGCGTACAGCATCGCTCTCGTTGCTGGATTGATGCGAACATCAAAAAATCAAGTCATCCGCAGTGTGGCTGCTGTTTTCGTGGAGCTGTTCCGCGGCACATCGTTGCTTGTGCAAATGTTCTTTTTTGTTTATGCGCTACCGATGATTTTCCCTGGCCTGTCGATGTCCAATTTTTTAGCTGGTTCAATTGCTGTCGGTCTAAATTACGGCGCGTATGCTTCAGAAGTGGTGAGAGGGGCAATTCATTCAATTGCTGTTGGCCAGACTGAAGCTGCCATTTCGTTGAACATGTCAAAATGGCAACGGATGAGGCTTGTGATTTTGCCGCAAGCGGTCCGTTTGATGTTGCCGGGTTTTGGCAATAACGCGATTGAATTATTGAAAGGGACGTCGCTTGTTTATTTTATCGCGCTTGCCGACATGACGTTCCAAGCCAATGTACTCCGAGGCAGCAACAATTCGCTGTCCAACCAAATTGAAATTTACACATACTTGCTGGTCGCTTACTTTATTTTAGCGCTGCCTTTGATTTTCCTGGCCCGCTGGCTGGAAAAACGGGCTTCTAAAGGAGTGAGCACATCATGA
- the ehuB gene encoding ectoine/hydroxyectoine ABC transporter substrate-binding protein EhuB, producing the protein MKKAGIFGLLTSAVVLAACGGGNTIQVGVANEEPYGYIDTDAGEVTGASPEIARAVLQKMGYEDIEGTVVDFGALIQGVNSGQFDIVTAGMDIQPERCANGNFGNIEMQYGEGIVVASGNPLNITSYEDIAEDPDIRVALMAGANQEAMLLALGADESQFVSGNSIADNIAAVENGQADVMVATDATANSAAQNNTSGKVEFVEDFTQPVIDGEEQIAYGAAVFPQSEAGEEMREEYNDALQELIDSGELLEIIEQFGFTEANLPPEDITMEDRCNA; encoded by the coding sequence GTGAAAAAAGCAGGAATCTTCGGTTTATTAACGTCTGCTGTTGTATTGGCTGCATGTGGCGGCGGAAACACAATCCAGGTAGGGGTGGCAAATGAAGAGCCCTACGGCTACATTGACACAGACGCGGGAGAAGTAACGGGAGCTAGCCCAGAAATTGCCCGGGCTGTGCTGCAAAAAATGGGCTATGAGGATATTGAAGGGACTGTTGTTGATTTTGGAGCATTGATCCAAGGCGTCAACAGCGGACAGTTTGACATTGTTACAGCCGGGATGGACATCCAGCCAGAACGGTGCGCAAATGGTAATTTCGGCAATATTGAAATGCAATACGGGGAAGGAATCGTGGTCGCCTCAGGCAACCCGCTAAACATTACAAGCTATGAAGACATCGCGGAAGATCCAGACATTCGTGTTGCGCTTATGGCAGGGGCGAACCAAGAAGCGATGCTGCTCGCACTAGGAGCAGACGAAAGCCAATTTGTCAGCGGAAACAGCATTGCCGACAATATTGCCGCTGTTGAAAATGGCCAGGCAGATGTAATGGTCGCCACAGATGCGACAGCAAACTCAGCTGCTCAAAACAATACGTCAGGCAAAGTCGAATTTGTGGAAGATTTTACACAGCCTGTGATTGATGGCGAGGAACAAATCGCCTACGGTGCAGCCGTCTTCCCACAATCGGAAGCAGGAGAAGAGATGCGGGAAGAATACAATGACGCACTGCAAGAACTCATTGATTCAGGGGAGTTGCTTGAAATCATTGAACAGTTCGGCTTTACTGAAGCCAATTTGCCTCCTGAAGACATCACTATGGAAGATCGCTGCAATGCCTAA
- a CDS encoding DUF6612 family protein, protein MKNYGLAVVSVLISAGALTACGDNATGEEEIEQLLTDSNEAMGNLNSYAVETAMHSDDFENNAILQLTRDPVALTNEHRQPDAVSGETDVNREFIEDGIYYYEEPSIGEWIKFDAEEAGITGAESLRPAEAQLDMLKQYSDQLELNDKGDDYILSASGTEDEELKELALEMAGGQQAKEMGLEVTDFDIEIVIDKSSLLQKEATMTLGFQMPNQLENEEEADMQTQSLTTTYSQFNEVEDIHVPEDVANEAIDIEEAQEMMEQQQAELEQEAQPNEDSEE, encoded by the coding sequence ATGAAAAATTATGGACTTGCAGTTGTTTCGGTACTCATAAGCGCAGGGGCGCTTACTGCTTGTGGTGACAATGCAACTGGCGAAGAAGAAATCGAGCAGCTGTTAACCGATTCAAATGAAGCGATGGGGAATTTGAACAGTTATGCCGTAGAAACGGCTATGCATAGCGATGATTTCGAAAACAATGCGATCCTTCAACTTACAAGGGATCCGGTGGCTTTAACGAATGAACATAGGCAGCCGGATGCTGTAAGTGGAGAAACAGATGTCAACAGGGAGTTTATTGAAGACGGCATTTACTATTATGAAGAGCCAAGCATAGGTGAATGGATTAAGTTTGATGCAGAAGAAGCTGGCATAACTGGCGCGGAGAGCCTCCGCCCTGCTGAAGCGCAACTGGACATGCTAAAACAGTATAGCGATCAGCTTGAACTAAATGACAAAGGCGATGACTATATCCTCTCTGCCTCAGGAACGGAGGACGAGGAACTAAAGGAGTTGGCTTTGGAAATGGCTGGAGGCCAACAAGCAAAAGAGATGGGCTTAGAAGTAACCGATTTTGATATTGAAATTGTGATTGACAAAAGCTCCCTGTTGCAAAAAGAGGCAACAATGACGTTAGGATTTCAGATGCCTAACCAGCTAGAAAATGAAGAGGAAGCAGACATGCAAACACAATCGCTTACGACCACGTATAGCCAATTTAACGAAGTAGAAGACATTCATGTGCCAGAGGATGTCGCAAACGAAGCAATCGATATAGAGGAAGCACAGGAAATGATGGAGCAACAACAAGCCGAGTTGGAACAAGAGGCACAACCGAACGAAGACAGTGAAGAATAG